In Bacillus sp. KH172YL63, one genomic interval encodes:
- the ahrC gene encoding transcriptional regulator AhrC/ArgR has translation MNKGQRHIKIREIITNRDVETQDELVESLKNAGFNVTQATVSRDIKELHLVKVPLMDGRYKYSLPADQRFNPLQKLKRTLTDAFVKVDQAGHMLVMKTLPGNANAIGALIDNLDWEEILGTICGDDTCLIICRTEAETKTVSERFLDML, from the coding sequence ATGAACAAAGGACAAAGACATATTAAAATTAGAGAAATCATTACAAATAGAGACGTTGAAACGCAGGATGAATTGGTTGAAAGCCTGAAGAATGCAGGTTTTAATGTGACCCAGGCGACCGTCTCCAGGGATATCAAGGAACTGCATCTCGTAAAGGTTCCGCTGATGGATGGCAGATACAAGTATAGTCTGCCGGCAGACCAGCGCTTTAATCCGCTTCAAAAGCTGAAGCGCACACTGACTGATGCTTTCGTGAAAGTGGATCAGGCAGGTCATATGCTGGTGATGAAAACGTTGCCTGGTAATGCGAATGCCATCGGTGCGCTGATTGATAACCTGGATTGGGAAGAAATCCTCGGAACCATTTGTGGAGATGATACATGCTTGATCATCTGCCGTACGGAAGCCGAGACGAAAACCGTTTCAGAACGATTTTTAGATATGCTTTAA
- a CDS encoding TlyA family RNA methyltransferase, with amino-acid sequence MKVKKQRIDVLLVERGLMETREKAKRAVMAGLVYSNEMRLDKPGEKVSEDIPLTIKGKVIPYVSRGGLKLEKALKVFDVDVNEKVMIDIGASTGGFTDCALQNGAKMSYALDVGYNQLAWKLRQDERVVVMERTNFRYVTPADLEGEMPSFASIDVSFISLSLILPVLKTLLVPGGDCVALIKPQFEAGKDQVGKKGIVRDPAVHKMVIEKIMTLALKEGYHIAGLSYSPITGGDGNIEFLIHLKWSGNEGEGESLLTTTPDEVIEDAHNQLKANTQ; translated from the coding sequence ATGAAAGTAAAAAAACAACGTATAGACGTACTTCTGGTAGAACGTGGATTAATGGAAACAAGAGAAAAAGCAAAACGTGCAGTCATGGCAGGACTTGTTTACTCCAATGAAATGAGACTGGACAAACCGGGTGAAAAAGTGAGTGAAGACATTCCCTTGACGATCAAAGGAAAGGTCATCCCATATGTCAGCCGCGGTGGACTGAAGTTAGAAAAAGCACTGAAAGTGTTTGATGTAGACGTAAACGAAAAGGTAATGATCGACATCGGCGCCTCAACAGGCGGCTTTACTGATTGTGCCCTGCAAAACGGAGCGAAGATGTCATACGCACTCGATGTCGGATACAATCAGCTTGCCTGGAAGCTGCGCCAGGATGAGCGGGTCGTAGTAATGGAAAGGACCAATTTCCGCTATGTCACCCCTGCTGACTTGGAAGGGGAAATGCCAAGCTTTGCATCGATTGACGTTTCCTTTATTTCACTATCTTTGATTTTGCCTGTCCTGAAAACGTTACTCGTTCCAGGCGGGGACTGTGTCGCACTTATCAAACCCCAGTTTGAGGCAGGGAAAGATCAGGTAGGGAAAAAAGGCATCGTAAGAGATCCCGCGGTTCATAAAATGGTCATCGAAAAAATCATGACGCTTGCCTTGAAAGAAGGCTATCATATTGCAGGATTGTCGTATTCCCCGATCACCGGCGGAGATGGAAACATTGAATTCCTCATTCATCTTAAATGGTCTGGAAACGAAGGCGAAGGTGAGTCCCTCCTGACGACGACACCTGATGAAGTCATTGAAGATGCACATAATCAATTAAAGGCGAATACGCAATAA
- the dxs gene encoding 1-deoxy-D-xylulose-5-phosphate synthase: MDLLSIKEPSFLKSMSHDQLEELSQEIRQFLISNLSKTGGHIGPNLGVVELTVALHKHFDSPKDKILWDVGHQSYVHKILTGRACQFDTLRQYKGLCGFPKRNESEHDVWETGHSSTSLSAAMGMAIARDVKKEDSYIIPVIGDGALTGGMALEALNHIGHEKKDMIVVLNDNEMSIAPNVGALHSVLGRLRTAGKYNWVKDEMEYILKRIPAVGGKLASTAERVKDSLKYLFVSGMFFEELGFTYLGPIDGHDYHDLAENIQYAKKTKGPVLLHVITKKGKGFHPAESDKEGTWHGTGPYKIDTGDLIKPVNAPPSWSGLVSETVRKIAREDERIVAITPAMPVGSKLLGFAGEFPDRMFDVGIAEQHATTVAAGLATQDMKPFLAIYSTFLQRAYDQVVHDICRQNLNVFIGIDRAGLVGADGETHQGVFDIAFLRHLPNMVIMMPKDENEGQHLVNTALQYDDGPIALRYPRGNGYGVPMDGELKTIPIGTWEVLKEGKDAAILTFGTTIPMAMEAAADLEKQGLSVRVVNARFIKPMDEAMLKGILEEEMPLLTIEEAVLQGGFGSGVLEFAQEQGYHDAVIERIGIPDYFIEHGSVKELLNEIGMTKENVVDRILTITPKKQKRA; encoded by the coding sequence ATGGATTTATTATCAATCAAGGAGCCTTCTTTTTTAAAAAGCATGTCCCATGATCAATTAGAAGAGCTCAGTCAAGAGATTCGCCAATTCCTGATCAGCAATTTATCAAAGACTGGCGGTCATATTGGTCCTAATTTGGGAGTGGTCGAACTGACCGTCGCCCTTCATAAGCATTTTGACAGCCCTAAAGATAAGATCCTTTGGGATGTAGGTCACCAATCGTACGTACACAAAATCTTAACCGGCCGTGCTTGTCAATTTGACACACTCCGTCAATATAAAGGTTTATGCGGGTTCCCGAAGCGTAATGAAAGTGAGCATGATGTATGGGAAACAGGCCACAGCTCGACTTCATTATCTGCTGCCATGGGTATGGCCATCGCACGGGATGTGAAAAAAGAAGACTCTTACATCATCCCTGTCATCGGTGACGGCGCCCTGACCGGCGGTATGGCACTTGAAGCGCTGAACCATATCGGGCATGAGAAGAAAGACATGATCGTTGTTCTGAATGACAATGAAATGTCGATTGCTCCGAACGTCGGTGCCCTTCACAGTGTCCTTGGCCGCCTGCGCACAGCAGGAAAGTACAATTGGGTGAAGGATGAGATGGAATACATCCTTAAGCGCATCCCGGCAGTCGGCGGGAAGCTTGCAAGTACGGCTGAGCGTGTGAAGGACAGCCTGAAGTATCTGTTCGTATCGGGGATGTTTTTTGAAGAATTGGGGTTCACATATCTTGGTCCGATCGACGGTCATGATTATCATGATCTTGCTGAAAATATTCAATATGCGAAGAAAACAAAAGGCCCTGTGCTCCTCCATGTCATCACAAAAAAAGGAAAAGGCTTCCATCCAGCAGAATCGGACAAAGAGGGGACCTGGCATGGAACAGGCCCTTACAAAATCGATACAGGGGACTTGATCAAGCCTGTGAATGCCCCTCCTTCATGGAGCGGTCTTGTCAGTGAAACGGTTCGGAAGATTGCCCGGGAGGATGAAAGAATCGTGGCGATCACACCTGCCATGCCGGTTGGTTCTAAGCTGCTCGGGTTTGCAGGAGAGTTCCCGGATCGGATGTTCGACGTAGGTATCGCCGAACAGCATGCGACGACCGTTGCGGCAGGCCTTGCGACACAGGATATGAAACCGTTCCTGGCGATATACTCCACTTTCCTGCAAAGGGCATATGATCAGGTCGTTCACGATATTTGCCGTCAGAACCTTAATGTGTTTATCGGCATCGATCGTGCCGGATTGGTCGGAGCTGATGGTGAAACCCATCAGGGCGTATTTGATATCGCCTTCCTAAGGCACCTGCCGAATATGGTCATCATGATGCCGAAGGATGAGAATGAAGGGCAGCACCTTGTTAATACCGCCCTTCAATACGATGACGGCCCAATCGCGCTGCGCTATCCCCGTGGAAATGGATATGGCGTCCCAATGGATGGCGAACTGAAGACGATCCCGATCGGTACTTGGGAAGTGTTGAAAGAAGGGAAAGATGCGGCAATTTTGACATTTGGGACAACGATTCCGATGGCAATGGAAGCAGCAGCTGACCTGGAAAAACAAGGACTATCAGTAAGAGTGGTCAATGCCCGCTTCATCAAACCGATGGACGAAGCAATGCTGAAAGGAATCTTGGAGGAAGAAATGCCGCTCCTCACAATTGAAGAGGCGGTACTTCAGGGCGGTTTTGGCAGTGGTGTGCTTGAATTTGCACAGGAACAGGGCTATCATGATGCGGTGATCGAGCGGATCGGGATACCTGATTACTTCATCGAGCACGGTAGCGTCAAGGAATTACTGAATGAAATCGGCATGACGAAAGAAAATGTCGTAGACAGAATATTAACGATCACACCAAAAAAACAAAAAAGGGCTTAA
- a CDS encoding polyprenyl synthetase family protein: MNPLTYLKEFQQQHVELITGHMVDAVERLSMPKSLKEAMVYSLQAGGKRIRPILLLATIRSFNKNPRLGLNTAASLEMIHTYSLIHDDLPSMDDDDLRRGKPTSHKMFGEALAILAGDGLLTYSFQLIAGDSELSSDTKGRLISLLAECAGPEGMVGGQVADIEGENKQLSVAELEHIHVHKTGKLLKFSVLAGGIISSATAEELEWLERFAYHIGLAFQIQDDILDIEGSEELIGKPVGSDQSKQKSTYPRLLGMEGAKEKLQFHLDEALSSLGHLSVDSSLLSEIAQLIAVRNH, translated from the coding sequence GTGAACCCTCTTACCTACTTGAAAGAGTTTCAACAACAGCATGTGGAATTAATCACCGGTCATATGGTTGATGCCGTAGAGAGGCTCTCTATGCCTAAATCCCTTAAAGAAGCCATGGTGTATTCCCTGCAGGCAGGAGGGAAAAGGATCCGTCCCATCTTACTGCTGGCGACGATCCGGTCATTCAATAAAAATCCCCGGCTCGGCTTGAATACAGCGGCTTCCCTGGAAATGATCCATACTTATTCTTTGATTCACGATGATCTTCCGTCAATGGATGATGATGATTTAAGGAGGGGCAAGCCTACCAGCCACAAGATGTTTGGAGAAGCACTGGCGATTCTGGCAGGGGACGGCCTGTTGACCTACAGCTTTCAATTGATTGCAGGGGACAGTGAATTATCGAGTGATACAAAGGGGAGACTCATCTCGCTTTTGGCTGAGTGCGCCGGACCTGAAGGCATGGTCGGTGGCCAGGTAGCTGACATAGAAGGGGAAAATAAGCAGCTGTCGGTTGCTGAGCTTGAACACATCCACGTCCACAAAACGGGGAAGCTTTTAAAGTTCAGCGTCCTCGCAGGAGGCATCATCTCAAGTGCAACTGCAGAAGAGTTAGAATGGCTGGAGCGTTTTGCATACCACATCGGCCTCGCTTTTCAGATTCAGGATGACATCCTCGACATCGAGGGGTCTGAAGAATTGATCGGCAAGCCCGTCGGTAGTGATCAATCGAAACAAAAGAGTACGTATCCGAGGCTGTTGGGGATGGAGGGAGCGAAGGAAAAGCTTCAATTCCATTTGGATGAAGCGCTATCGTCCCTTGGCCACTTGTCAGTGGACTCATCTCTTCTATCTGAAATCGCTCAATTGATCGCTGTACGGAACCATTAA
- the xseB gene encoding exodeoxyribonuclease VII small subunit: MAKSKEERSFETAMEQLEEIVEKLEEGEVPLEKALEYYQKGMDLSKYCHDTLQKAENHLTKMMTDEGEKSFDLNEEE, from the coding sequence ATGGCGAAATCTAAGGAAGAACGATCATTTGAGACAGCGATGGAACAGCTGGAAGAGATTGTAGAGAAACTCGAAGAAGGTGAAGTTCCTTTGGAAAAGGCACTGGAGTACTATCAAAAAGGGATGGACCTGTCGAAATACTGTCATGATACATTGCAAAAAGCAGAGAACCACTTAACGAAGATGATGACGGATGAAGGTGAAAAATCCTTTGATCTTAATGAGGAGGAATAA
- the xseA gene encoding exodeoxyribonuclease VII large subunit, with translation MELDQSRYLTVQALTKYIKRKFDKDPHLSNLFVRGEISNFKRHSSGHMYFTLKDEKARILSVMFSSHNQSMKFMPENGMNVLVRGDISVYESGGQYQIYVKEMQPDGIGELYLAYEQLKDKLEKAGYFDQSRKRPIPKFPKRIAVVTSPTGAAIRDIITTIKRRYPIGEILVFPALVQGDQAAASIADAMGKVNEIGNIDVLIIGRGGGSIEELWGFNEEIVADAIWNSTVPVISAVGHETDFTIADFVADLRAPTPTAAGEMAVPHIDDLLERIMNRKLRLIKSFKTKLQSERNRLNGLTKSYALRNPRYLYQQKIETVDRLTDQLQRNISLHVKGNREYLNGLHQRLQRVHPSQLITLQKERVLHSQTSLEKQFKQVLKEKRHRFSSALSTLHALSPLKIMDRGYSLVYKEEGNLIKSSQQIQKGDRLEINVRDGKIHCEVESVEEREHNGEI, from the coding sequence ATGGAACTCGATCAATCCCGTTATTTAACGGTACAAGCACTGACAAAATACATAAAAAGAAAATTCGATAAAGATCCCCATCTCTCCAACCTATTTGTTCGGGGAGAAATTTCAAATTTCAAACGACACTCCAGCGGACATATGTACTTTACATTGAAGGATGAAAAAGCACGGATTCTTTCCGTAATGTTTTCAAGCCATAACCAATCGATGAAATTCATGCCTGAAAATGGGATGAATGTGTTGGTCCGTGGAGATATTTCCGTATATGAGTCGGGCGGTCAGTATCAAATCTATGTGAAAGAGATGCAGCCTGATGGCATCGGCGAACTTTATCTGGCATACGAACAGCTAAAAGATAAGCTTGAAAAAGCAGGATATTTTGATCAAAGCCGCAAGAGGCCGATCCCGAAATTCCCCAAGCGGATTGCCGTGGTGACCTCTCCGACAGGTGCTGCCATACGGGATATCATCACCACGATTAAACGCCGTTATCCGATCGGGGAAATCCTTGTATTCCCAGCCCTCGTACAGGGAGATCAAGCGGCAGCTTCCATTGCTGATGCCATGGGCAAGGTGAATGAAATTGGGAATATTGATGTGCTGATCATCGGCCGGGGCGGTGGATCGATTGAGGAATTATGGGGTTTTAACGAAGAGATTGTGGCTGATGCCATTTGGAATTCGACGGTCCCTGTTATTTCTGCAGTCGGTCATGAAACTGACTTCACCATTGCAGATTTTGTAGCCGACCTGAGGGCGCCGACACCGACTGCAGCGGGGGAGATGGCTGTCCCGCACATCGACGATTTACTCGAAAGAATCATGAATCGTAAATTACGACTGATCAAGTCTTTTAAGACAAAGCTCCAAAGTGAGCGTAATCGCTTAAACGGTTTGACGAAATCCTATGCCCTGAGAAACCCCCGCTATCTGTATCAGCAGAAGATTGAAACGGTCGATCGCCTGACTGATCAGCTGCAAAGGAATATCAGCCTGCATGTGAAGGGGAACCGGGAGTACTTGAACGGGCTTCACCAGAGGCTGCAGAGGGTTCATCCATCTCAGCTCATCACGCTTCAAAAGGAACGTGTCCTTCACAGCCAAACCTCCCTTGAGAAGCAATTCAAGCAGGTGCTGAAGGAAAAGAGACACCGATTCAGTTCTGCCCTGTCAACACTGCATGCGCTTAGTCCATTAAAGATCATGGACAGGGGATACAGTCTTGTATACAAGGAAGAAGGAAATTTGATTAAATCATCTCAGCAGATCCAAAAAGGCGACCGCCTCGAGATTAATGTCAGAGATGGAAAAATACATTGCGAAGTTGAATCTGTTGAGGAGCGTGAACATAATGGCGAAATCTAA
- the folD gene encoding bifunctional methylenetetrahydrofolate dehydrogenase/methenyltetrahydrofolate cyclohydrolase FolD: protein MSEKIIDGKLIAKHYREQLAIKIQKLKEQGITPGLAVILVGDNHASQSYVKMKRKACSNLGIHSELYEYESNLTQAALLQKVEELNEQEHIHGILVQLPLPDHINPITVIETISPSKDVDGFHPVSIGKMVTNQDTFYSCTPLGIMKMLEYEDISVEGKHVVILGRSNIVGKPAGQLFLNQNATVTYCHSRTKDMTSYTKQADILVSAVGKANLIGAEDIKPGAVIIDVGMNRDESGNLCGDVNFKEVKETAGKITPVPGGVGPMTITMLLFNTVKSAEWAVTDRQKS from the coding sequence ATGTCGGAAAAAATCATCGATGGCAAGCTCATTGCAAAGCATTACCGTGAACAGTTAGCGATTAAGATTCAAAAGTTGAAGGAGCAGGGGATCACACCCGGCCTTGCCGTGATCCTTGTCGGGGATAACCATGCTTCCCAGTCATACGTGAAAATGAAAAGAAAAGCATGCAGTAATCTTGGTATTCATTCTGAGCTTTATGAGTATGAATCCAATTTAACTCAAGCGGCACTTCTTCAAAAAGTGGAGGAGCTGAATGAACAAGAGCATATCCACGGGATCCTTGTCCAGCTTCCCCTGCCAGATCACATCAATCCGATCACGGTGATCGAAACGATTTCTCCATCGAAGGATGTAGACGGATTCCACCCTGTATCGATCGGGAAAATGGTCACCAACCAGGATACCTTCTACTCCTGTACGCCACTTGGAATCATGAAGATGCTTGAATATGAGGATATTTCGGTCGAAGGAAAGCATGTCGTGATTTTAGGCAGAAGCAATATCGTCGGTAAACCTGCAGGTCAGCTTTTCCTCAATCAGAACGCGACGGTTACTTACTGTCACTCAAGAACAAAGGATATGACTTCTTACACGAAGCAGGCAGATATTCTTGTTTCAGCGGTTGGGAAAGCGAACTTGATTGGTGCTGAAGACATTAAGCCCGGCGCAGTGATCATTGATGTCGGGATGAACCGTGATGAAAGTGGTAACCTTTGCGGCGATGTGAATTTCAAAGAAGTGAAGGAAACAGCGGGGAAAATCACACCTGTGCCTGGCGGCGTAGGACCGATGACGATCACGATGCTGCTGTTCAACACAGTGAAATCGGCCGAATGGGCTGTTACGGATCGCCAAAAGAGCTGA
- the nusB gene encoding transcription antitermination factor NusB — protein sequence MKRRVAREKALQALFQIDMSGIEPEVALTNVLEEDEKMDAYLEQLVLGFVENQERIDNQIRDSLEKWSFDRLAKVDRNILRLGMYELLFVEDVPNKVVINEAVEIGKIFGDDQSSKFINGVLSKVSQS from the coding sequence ATGAAGAGAAGAGTTGCGCGTGAGAAGGCCTTACAGGCTTTATTTCAAATAGATATGAGCGGGATCGAACCCGAGGTTGCCCTAACGAATGTGCTGGAGGAAGATGAGAAGATGGATGCTTATCTTGAACAGCTTGTTCTTGGATTTGTGGAGAATCAGGAACGCATTGACAATCAGATTCGTGACAGCCTGGAGAAATGGTCTTTTGACCGTCTGGCGAAAGTGGATCGCAACATTCTGCGTTTAGGGATGTACGAGCTCTTATTCGTGGAGGATGTACCGAACAAAGTCGTCATCAACGAAGCTGTGGAGATCGGGAAAATCTTTGGAGATGATCAATCCAGCAAGTTCATCAATGGAGTCCTTTCAAAAGTAAGTCAATCATAA
- a CDS encoding Asp23/Gls24 family envelope stress response protein — MAENQNLLQMSHGKDGLGKIEIAPEVIEVIAGIAASEVEGVSQMRGNFATGVVERLGKKNHGKGVKVELAEEGIIVDVYCIMKFGVAIPTVAQKIQDNIRQALLNMTALEADEVNVHIVGIQFENQKYEADIEDEM; from the coding sequence ATGGCGGAAAATCAAAACCTTTTACAAATGTCCCACGGCAAGGACGGTCTCGGGAAAATAGAAATCGCTCCTGAAGTGATCGAAGTCATCGCAGGGATTGCGGCTTCAGAAGTTGAAGGCGTATCCCAAATGCGCGGTAACTTCGCAACAGGCGTCGTGGAACGCCTTGGCAAAAAGAACCACGGAAAAGGTGTAAAAGTGGAGCTGGCTGAAGAAGGAATCATCGTTGATGTATACTGCATCATGAAATTCGGTGTAGCCATCCCGACAGTTGCACAAAAAATCCAAGACAACATCCGTCAAGCATTATTGAACATGACTGCACTCGAAGCAGATGAAGTCAACGTTCATATTGTCGGCATTCAATTTGAAAACCAAAAATACGAAGCTGACATCGAAGACGAAATGTAA
- the accC gene encoding acetyl-CoA carboxylase biotin carboxylase subunit, protein MIKKVLIANRGEIAVRIIRACRDLGIESVAVYSEADKEALHVQLADEAYCIGPTASKDSYLNFTNIISVAKLTDCDAIHPGYGFLAENSDFADLCRECNIIFIGPSPEAISKMGTKDVARETMREAGVPIVPGSKGIVKDAEDAVKLAESMGYPVIIKATAGGGGKGIRVAKTEEELVKGVTITQQEAMTAFGNPGVYIEKFIEDFRHVEIQVLADNFGNVIHLGERDCTIQRRLQKLIEETPSPALTEEIRVKMGEAAVKAAKAVDYTGAGTVEFIYDYVNQTFYFMEMNTRIQVEHPVTEQVTGVDLIKEQILVASGETLSLTQEEVTFSGWAIECRINAENPEKNFMPSAGRIEMYLPPGGIGVRVDSAAYPGYMIPPYYDSMIAKVITFGATREEAIGRMKRALSEFVVEGIHTTIPFHLKLLDHETFVGGEFNTKFLEKYEVMKS, encoded by the coding sequence ATGATAAAAAAGGTATTAATCGCCAATCGAGGAGAAATTGCCGTACGCATCATTCGCGCCTGCCGCGATTTAGGCATTGAAAGTGTAGCCGTTTATTCTGAAGCGGATAAGGAAGCCCTTCATGTACAACTGGCTGACGAAGCATATTGCATCGGGCCGACAGCATCGAAAGACAGCTACCTTAACTTCACAAACATCATCAGTGTCGCAAAGCTGACAGATTGTGATGCAATCCATCCGGGCTACGGATTTTTAGCAGAGAACTCTGACTTTGCCGACCTTTGCCGGGAGTGCAACATCATCTTCATCGGTCCGTCACCTGAAGCCATCTCGAAGATGGGGACAAAAGATGTGGCCCGTGAAACGATGAGGGAAGCGGGAGTACCAATCGTACCTGGTTCCAAAGGAATCGTGAAGGACGCGGAAGACGCGGTGAAACTTGCAGAATCCATGGGATACCCGGTTATCATCAAAGCCACTGCAGGTGGTGGAGGAAAAGGGATCCGTGTTGCGAAGACGGAGGAAGAGCTTGTCAAAGGTGTGACCATCACCCAGCAAGAGGCGATGACGGCCTTCGGAAACCCGGGCGTGTACATCGAGAAATTCATCGAAGATTTCAGACATGTTGAAATCCAGGTATTGGCTGATAATTTTGGCAACGTGATTCATTTAGGTGAGCGTGACTGTACCATTCAGCGCCGCCTGCAAAAATTGATCGAGGAAACGCCATCTCCTGCCCTTACAGAAGAAATTCGTGTTAAAATGGGAGAAGCAGCAGTAAAAGCAGCCAAAGCAGTTGATTATACTGGTGCCGGCACGGTAGAATTTATATATGATTACGTCAATCAGACGTTCTACTTCATGGAAATGAATACCCGTATCCAGGTAGAGCATCCTGTAACAGAACAGGTAACAGGGGTTGACTTGATTAAAGAACAGATTCTCGTGGCGTCAGGCGAAACCCTTTCTCTGACTCAAGAGGAAGTTACTTTCAGCGGATGGGCCATCGAGTGCCGTATTAATGCTGAAAACCCAGAAAAGAATTTCATGCCTTCAGCAGGACGGATTGAAATGTATCTTCCACCAGGCGGAATTGGCGTAAGAGTCGATTCAGCCGCATATCCTGGTTATATGATTCCTCCATACTACGACAGTATGATTGCGAAAGTGATCACGTTTGGAGCGACTCGTGAAGAAGCCATTGGAAGAATGAAACGTGCCCTGAGCGAATTTGTGGTCGAAGGGATCCACACGACCATTCCGTTCCATCTAAAACTATTAGATCATGAAACCTTTGTTGGTGGAGAATTTAATACGAAGTTCTTAGAGAAGTATGAAGTAATGAAATCCTAG
- the accB gene encoding acetyl-CoA carboxylase biotin carboxyl carrier protein yields the protein MLKIQEIREIIKLVDQSSVDEFTYEHDGSKIKLKKNNGVTTAAQPQVVQAPEAKPAAQAVQQAPVQEAAPAVKQEAAEAPQAKADDSNLHKITSPMVGTFYQSSSPESGPYVKVGDKVDENAVVCIVEAMKLFNEIEAEVKGEIAEILVKDGQLVEYGQPLFLVKPE from the coding sequence GTGTTGAAAATTCAAGAAATTCGCGAAATAATCAAACTCGTAGATCAGTCTAGTGTTGATGAGTTTACATACGAGCATGATGGTTCAAAAATAAAACTTAAGAAAAATAATGGCGTGACCACAGCTGCCCAACCACAAGTGGTGCAAGCACCGGAAGCGAAGCCTGCAGCCCAGGCTGTGCAACAGGCACCTGTCCAGGAAGCGGCACCAGCTGTCAAACAAGAGGCAGCCGAGGCGCCACAGGCAAAAGCCGATGATTCAAATCTACATAAAATCACGTCACCGATGGTCGGGACGTTCTATCAATCTTCTTCTCCTGAATCTGGACCATACGTAAAAGTCGGGGATAAAGTCGACGAAAACGCTGTCGTCTGCATCGTAGAAGCAATGAAGCTATTTAACGAGATCGAAGCAGAAGTAAAAGGTGAAATTGCAGAAATCTTAGTAAAAGACGGTCAATTAGTTGAATATGGACAGCCGTTATTCTTGGTTAAACCTGAATAA
- a CDS encoding SpoIIIAH-like family protein yields MLLKKQTVWLLTMLSLVIVLSVYYITSPTQQATDMAYQEQDGKEQAKDGDKETMSGTDMEVVTDAAGNEMFEALRIEVLDQREQLREELEAKVASADVSAEDKSAAYEQMENLRELAMTESVLETMIKTMGYDDALVRANGENIRITVKSDKEHSKADANEIIRLVMSEVGQMKPVAVEFQPAN; encoded by the coding sequence ATGTTACTTAAAAAACAAACGGTTTGGTTATTAACGATGCTAAGTCTGGTGATTGTCCTTTCGGTTTATTACATTACTTCTCCGACCCAACAAGCGACAGACATGGCATATCAGGAACAGGACGGGAAAGAGCAGGCGAAAGACGGGGATAAAGAAACGATGTCGGGTACCGATATGGAGGTTGTGACCGATGCAGCCGGCAATGAAATGTTCGAGGCCCTCCGCATCGAAGTGTTGGACCAGCGTGAACAGCTCCGTGAAGAGCTCGAAGCAAAAGTAGCAAGTGCAGATGTCTCGGCTGAAGATAAGAGCGCTGCCTATGAGCAAATGGAAAACCTCCGTGAGCTTGCCATGACCGAATCAGTACTTGAAACGATGATCAAGACAATGGGCTATGATGATGCATTAGTCAGAGCGAATGGAGAGAATATCCGCATCACAGTGAAATCAGACAAAGAACATTCAAAGGCCGACGCAAATGAAATCATCCGCCTGGTCATGAGTGAAGTGGGCCAGATGAAACCTGTCGCAGTAGAATTTCAGCCGGCAAACTAA
- the spoIIIAG gene encoding stage III sporulation protein AG: protein MNFNKGPLQTLKEWLSKENANSPPKDQKGKKLHYFLLVLLIGVAFMLISDLWGTDATGGKAEPVSGGSGEEVATFGSNDNGKDNAMTTYEERYENQLKEALDQIVGVSDVYVVVNVEATESKIYEKKEKTQIQSTDEEDKQGGKRSIEDKSQEEEVIIVRDGDKEVPIVKETKKPKVSGVLVVAKGADNIQIKKWIIEAVTRSLDVPSHRVSVLPKQ, encoded by the coding sequence ATGAACTTTAATAAGGGTCCACTTCAAACATTGAAGGAATGGCTTTCGAAGGAAAATGCGAATTCTCCGCCCAAAGATCAAAAAGGGAAAAAACTGCATTATTTTCTCCTTGTACTGCTCATCGGTGTCGCCTTCATGCTCATCAGTGATCTGTGGGGGACTGACGCAACCGGCGGTAAAGCAGAACCTGTTTCAGGAGGTTCAGGGGAAGAGGTTGCAACCTTTGGATCAAACGATAACGGCAAGGATAATGCCATGACAACCTATGAAGAGCGATATGAAAACCAGCTGAAAGAAGCGCTGGATCAAATTGTAGGTGTAAGTGATGTGTATGTTGTCGTCAATGTAGAAGCCACCGAATCGAAAATCTATGAAAAGAAAGAAAAGACGCAGATCCAATCGACTGATGAAGAAGATAAACAAGGTGGCAAAAGATCGATCGAAGACAAATCACAAGAAGAAGAAGTCATCATTGTAAGGGACGGAGATAAAGAAGTCCCCATTGTGAAAGAAACCAAAAAACCTAAAGTCAGCGGTGTCCTTGTTGTCGCAAAAGGCGCCGATAATATACAAATTAAAAAATGGATCATAGAGGCTGTTACCCGCTCCTTAGACGTTCCTAGTCACCGGGTATCGGTACTGCCTAAACAATAA